A window of the Hordeum vulgare subsp. vulgare chromosome 5H, MorexV3_pseudomolecules_assembly, whole genome shotgun sequence genome harbors these coding sequences:
- the LOC123452362 gene encoding peroxidase 35-like, with protein sequence MGAGIRILAVALLALAAAGGATAQLRQDYYSASCPNVEAIVQAAVALKVQQTPVAVGATVRLFFHDCFVQGCDASAIIVSTANNTAEKDHVSNLSLAGDGFDTVIKAKAAVDTQCPSPNLVSCADILTMATRDVIGLAGGPAYAVELGRLDGLVSTASNVDGNLPPPSFNLDQLTAIFAANNLSQADMIALSGAHTVGFAHCGTFTGRIQTAAVDPTMDPGYASQLLAACPAGVDPNVALEIDPVTPHAFDNQYFINLQKGMGLLTSDQVLYADLRSRPTVDAWAANSSDFQAAFVAAMTNLGRVGVKTDPALGNIRRDCAVLNS encoded by the exons ATGGGCGCCGGGATTAGGATCTTGGCGGTGGCGCTCCTGGCGctcgcggcggccggcggcgcgacGGCGCAGCTCCGGCAGGACTACTACTCCGCCAGCTGCCCCAACGTGGAGGCCATCGTGCAAGCCGCGGTCGCCCTCAAGGTCCAGCAGACGCCCGTCGCCGTCGGCGCCACCGTCCGCCTCTTCTTCCACGACTGCTTCGTCCAG GGATGCGACGCGTCGGCCATCATCGTGTCGACGGCGAACAACACGGCGGAGAAGGACCACGTGAGCAACCTGTCCCTTGCCGGCGACGGCTTCGACACCGTCATCAAGGCCAAGGCGGCCGTGGACACGCAGTGCCCCAGCCCCAACCTGGTGTCGTGCGCGGACATCCTCACCATGGCCACCCGCGACGTCATCGGCCTG GCCGGCGGCCCGGCGTACGCGGTGGAGCTGGGGAGGCTGGACGGGCTGGTGTCGACGGCGAGCAACGTAGACGGgaacctgccgccgccgtcgttcAACCTGGACCAGCTGACGGCCATCTTCGCCGCGAACAACCTGTCCCAGGCCGACATGATTGCGCTCTCCG GGGCGCACACGGTGGGGTTCGCGCACTGCGGGACGTTCACGGGCAGGATCCAGACGGCGGCGGTGGACCCGACGATGGACCCGGGGTACGCGTCGCAGCTGCTGGCGGCGTGCCCGGCGGGGGTGGACCCGAACGTGGCGCTGGAGATCGACCCGGTGACGCCGCACGCCTTCGACAACCAGTACTTCATCAACCTGCAGAAGGGGATGGGGCTGCTCACCTCCGACCAGGTCCTCTACGCCGACCTCCGCTCCCGCCCCACCGTCGACGCATGGGCTGCCAACAGCTCCGACTTCCAGGCCGCCttcgtcgccgccatgaccaacctCGGCCGCGTCGGGGTCAAGACCGACCCGGCGCTCGGCAACATCCGCCGCGACTGCGCCGTGCTCAACAGCTGA